A genomic stretch from Pristiophorus japonicus isolate sPriJap1 chromosome 6, sPriJap1.hap1, whole genome shotgun sequence includes:
- the LOC139266227 gene encoding E3 ubiquitin-protein ligase DDB_G0292642-like — MPVASVQETFSFLETPGQSWTVSITRDDDPTVLRVEMSCQHAVDPKSLTAWCRSLMDQISMTGNFTFHRPAVKEGTEEKCNKQWSYVEVRRHALLTDEEQQYFEEKFATLAAAKYCEYKWLNKSLCPGCKSCVERKDLTNLSVKCSICTVEKGKCYEFCWQCMKEWKGQLPRSDRCDNEGCINLQLDTLKNCGTKVISDSNIQNCPKIRACPTCGVLTEHKDMCKYVMCTRCHVEFCFACLQPKAICSKSFASCAKPVAPRQTSIPMWNRKTL; from the exons ATGCCA GTTGCCAGTGTTCAGGAGACattttcattcctggagactccgggcCAATCCTGGACG GTGTCCATTACAAGAGATGACGATCCAACTGTTCTGAGAGTGGAAATGTCCTGTCAACATGCAGTCGACCCTAAATCACTCACTGCCTGGTGTCGGAGCCTGATGGACCAGATCAGTATGACA GGTAATTTCACATTCCACCGCCCTGCTGTAAAGGAAGGCACTGAGGAGAAGTGTAACAAGCAATGGTCCTATGTGGAGGTTCGCAGACATGCGCTGCTGACTGATGAGGAGCAGCAGTATTTTGAAGAGAAGTTTGCCACACTCGCTGCTGCAAAGTATTGTGAATACAAATGGCTAAACAAATCCCTT TGCCCTGGATGTAAAAGTTGTGTAGAGCGAAAAGACCTGACAAACCTGTCGGTGAAATGTTCAATCTGCACGGTCGAGAAAGGGAAGTGTTATGAATTCTGCTGGCAATGTATGAAGGAGTGGAAGGGCCAATTACCACGCTCTGATCGATGTGACAATGAAGGATGCATCAACCTCCAGCTGGACACCCTGAAAAACTGTGGCACAAAAGTCATATCCGACAGCAACATTCAGAACTGTCCTAAAATCCGTGCGTGTCCTACATGTGGGGTGCTCACAGAGCATAAAGATATGTGCAAATATGTCATGTGCACCAGATGTCACGTGGAATTTTGCTTTGCTTGCCTTCAGCCTAAAGCAATTTGCAGCAAATCATTTGCATCTTGTGCTAAGCCTGTGGCCCCAAGGCAAACAAGTATTCCTATGTGGAATCGCAAAACTTTATAA